A single genomic interval of Amycolatopsis albispora harbors:
- a CDS encoding LLM class flavin-dependent oxidoreductase — translation MKEILFYLPAVGSYDQMKKGFAGVNDKNYQNMLFQITKQAQLADDLGYWGVAFTEHHFHIEGFEESNNPILLDLYIAMQTQRIKVGQMANVLPFQNPIRLAEDLAMLDQMTRGRSFVGIARGYQKRWADVLGQTYHVGATSSDKSERDVANRKRFNEHWEIMKALWSERTTSLKTENWQVPPPGIDFNHEAVNNFGGGQDDQGVITEVGIAPKPYQKPWPQVFQPFSFSEESFRFCAREGIVPIVMNTNDEVISRLLDVYQEEAEAAGRGALKRGEGVGIFRDVLVSRDADEAHYWARRGNGFIFPNWFGPMGFAEVMRNPGETGQIGADYDTLCERGFEFVGTPDDINRQIEKLVSQHDPEYLLQWQYPGPVPHDVQMRSIELWASEIAPNWL, via the coding sequence ATGAAGGAGATTTTGTTCTACCTGCCGGCCGTGGGCAGTTATGACCAGATGAAGAAGGGCTTCGCTGGGGTCAACGACAAGAACTACCAGAACATGCTCTTCCAGATCACCAAGCAGGCGCAACTGGCTGACGATCTCGGGTACTGGGGCGTCGCGTTTACGGAGCACCATTTCCACATCGAAGGCTTCGAGGAGTCGAACAACCCGATCCTGCTCGATCTGTACATCGCGATGCAGACACAGCGGATCAAGGTCGGGCAGATGGCGAACGTGCTGCCGTTCCAGAATCCGATTCGGCTGGCCGAGGACCTCGCGATGCTCGACCAGATGACGCGCGGACGCTCCTTCGTCGGGATCGCCAGGGGGTATCAGAAGCGGTGGGCGGACGTGCTCGGGCAGACGTACCACGTCGGCGCCACGTCCTCCGACAAGTCGGAACGCGATGTGGCCAACCGCAAGCGGTTCAACGAGCACTGGGAGATCATGAAGGCGCTGTGGAGCGAGCGCACGACGTCTCTGAAAACCGAGAACTGGCAGGTTCCGCCGCCGGGAATCGATTTCAATCACGAAGCGGTGAATAATTTTGGCGGTGGCCAGGACGATCAGGGCGTGATCACCGAGGTCGGTATCGCCCCGAAGCCGTACCAGAAGCCGTGGCCGCAGGTGTTCCAGCCGTTCAGCTTCAGCGAGGAGTCCTTCCGGTTCTGCGCCCGCGAGGGCATCGTCCCGATCGTGATGAACACCAATGACGAGGTCATTTCTCGGTTGCTGGACGTGTATCAGGAGGAGGCCGAGGCGGCGGGTCGCGGAGCGCTCAAGCGCGGGGAGGGGGTGGGCATCTTCCGCGACGTGCTGGTGTCACGAGACGCCGATGAGGCCCATTACTGGGCCCGACGCGGTAATGGTTTCATCTTCCCAAACTGGTTCGGGCCGATGGGCTTTGCCGAGGTGATGCGGAATCCCGGCGAGACCGGCCAGATCGGGGCCGACTACGACACCCTGTGTGAGCGTGGTTTCGAGTTCGTCGGTACGCCTGACGACATCAACCGCCAGATCGAGAAGTTGGTGTCGCAGCACGACCCCGAGTATCTGCTGCAGTGGCAATACCCCGGCCCGGTGCCGCACGACGTGCAGATGCGCAGCATCGAGCTGTGGGCCTCCGAGATCGCTCCGAACTGGCTGTGA
- a CDS encoding VOC family protein: MADSKCDLRSILLPASDLESSLAFYRDGLGLGVRMRDRDDYAELSAGSIKLALATPADHPVPESALPVFRSDDVSVAVSRLLAAGATVLSGPVEGAHEIRAVLRDPSGNPFVVYRSRA, translated from the coding sequence GTGGCTGATTCGAAGTGTGATTTGCGGTCTATCCTGCTCCCCGCGTCCGATTTGGAAAGTTCATTGGCCTTTTATCGAGATGGGTTGGGGCTCGGTGTCCGGATGCGGGATCGGGACGACTATGCCGAACTCTCCGCCGGGTCGATAAAGCTCGCCTTGGCGACTCCGGCTGACCATCCGGTGCCGGAGTCGGCGTTGCCGGTGTTCCGGAGCGACGACGTCTCGGTTGCGGTGTCCCGACTGCTGGCGGCCGGTGCGACGGTGTTGTCCGGGCCGGTTGAGGGGGCGCACGAGATTCGGGCGGTATTGCGGGACCCCAGCGGGAACCCTTTCGTGGTCTACCGAAGCCGGGCTTGA
- a CDS encoding sigma-54-dependent Fis family transcriptional regulator — translation MEPTSVTLGGRASGGTATPEARRESPQLSVRAEIALSWRRSAACGIAPDKKAELPYDPDFDSDSRLLKAATPVVERLASSLADTSTSILLADRQARIVRRWVGEKPLYSALDNAYAAPGFAFAEEYAGTNGLGTVLEEARTVAVRGEEHYADFLRHLSCVGVPIHNPVTRAVEGVLDITCLADDYNPLIPALLSESVQHIETRLSHLSSPADVALVEAFTRARRLHRGAILGLNPNMILTNPIASGNLTPQDQAVLWDASTQLARTQRSEVSVDLTHGRYRVRCQSVTTASHDPAGVVVYLDPIRPRHLSTGYRPSATPTGTGCTPPAGRSPQWRRVTTRIQELAQLPDPVAITGEPGTGKLYLAKYLHELSSPARGLRVFNAADPTETAPKDLIIRTNDTLGQGDNVIVRRIEYLPTQAQAQLRALAATSPHPASASTTGRLIVTAQTTTHTHERLEQALASYPHHLWVPPLAQHIEDIADLTSVLLTELAGQPTAHCSLPTLQALMRSPWPGNIAELRDALAAALNASHGQEIQPHHLPTWVLKRAHQRQLSVMEQSERELIIETLASVGNNRTQAARILGIGRATLYRKIRTLGVSTAQELQMGLSDQLIGQSHCQVSRDRRGPAR, via the coding sequence ATGGAGCCCACCTCAGTCACACTCGGTGGCCGTGCCTCAGGCGGGACGGCCACACCTGAGGCACGCCGCGAGTCCCCACAGCTGTCCGTACGTGCCGAGATCGCGCTGTCATGGCGCCGGTCCGCAGCCTGCGGAATAGCCCCTGACAAGAAGGCTGAACTACCCTACGATCCGGACTTCGACAGTGACAGCCGACTGCTGAAGGCGGCCACGCCGGTGGTAGAACGTCTCGCCAGTTCCCTGGCCGACACCTCCACCAGCATCCTGCTCGCCGACCGGCAGGCGAGGATCGTGCGGCGCTGGGTTGGCGAGAAGCCGCTGTACAGTGCATTGGACAACGCATACGCGGCCCCCGGGTTCGCCTTCGCGGAGGAGTACGCCGGCACTAACGGGTTAGGCACAGTCCTGGAGGAAGCTCGAACGGTCGCGGTTCGCGGCGAAGAACACTACGCGGACTTCCTACGCCACCTGTCGTGCGTTGGGGTCCCCATCCACAACCCGGTCACCCGAGCCGTCGAGGGAGTTCTCGACATCACCTGCCTCGCTGACGACTACAACCCGCTCATCCCCGCTCTGCTCTCCGAATCGGTACAGCACATCGAAACCCGGTTGAGCCACCTGTCGTCCCCCGCCGACGTCGCCCTCGTCGAGGCGTTCACCCGTGCCCGCCGTCTGCATCGAGGCGCCATACTCGGCCTCAACCCGAACATGATCCTCACCAACCCCATCGCCAGCGGCAATCTCACACCCCAAGACCAGGCGGTACTCTGGGACGCGTCCACACAGTTGGCTCGTACCCAGCGCTCCGAAGTAAGCGTGGACCTCACGCACGGGCGGTACCGTGTCCGGTGCCAATCCGTCACGACCGCCTCCCACGACCCCGCTGGGGTCGTGGTGTACCTCGATCCGATCCGGCCTCGCCACCTCAGCACGGGCTACCGCCCATCCGCGACGCCCACCGGCACCGGCTGCACACCTCCAGCGGGACGCAGCCCACAGTGGCGCCGCGTCACCACGCGAATCCAGGAACTGGCTCAGCTCCCCGATCCGGTAGCGATCACCGGCGAACCGGGCACAGGCAAGCTCTACCTGGCCAAGTACCTGCACGAACTGTCCAGCCCCGCCCGGGGACTGCGCGTTTTCAACGCCGCCGACCCCACCGAGACCGCACCCAAGGACCTGATCATCCGGACCAACGATACCCTTGGGCAAGGCGACAACGTCATCGTACGGCGAATCGAATACCTTCCGACACAGGCGCAGGCGCAGCTGCGGGCCCTCGCGGCGACGAGCCCCCATCCCGCCTCCGCATCGACAACCGGACGACTCATCGTCACCGCCCAAACCACGACCCACACCCATGAGCGGCTCGAACAAGCCCTCGCATCCTACCCGCACCACCTGTGGGTGCCGCCGCTGGCCCAGCACATCGAGGACATCGCCGACCTGACGTCGGTCCTGCTCACGGAACTCGCCGGCCAACCCACCGCACACTGCAGCCTGCCAACGCTACAAGCCCTGATGCGTAGCCCATGGCCGGGCAACATCGCCGAGTTACGAGACGCCCTTGCCGCCGCACTCAACGCCAGCCATGGCCAGGAGATCCAACCGCACCACCTACCGACCTGGGTGCTCAAACGTGCACACCAACGACAATTATCCGTAATGGAGCAGTCGGAGCGCGAACTGATCATCGAAACACTAGCCAGCGTCGGGAACAACCGGACACAAGCGGCGAGAATCTTGGGCATCGGCCGCGCCACCCTGTACCGCAAGATCCGTACCCTCGGCGTCTCCACCGCCCAGGAACTCCAGATGGGGCTATCTGATCAACTTATCGGACAGTCCCACTGCCAGGTGTCGCGAGACCGTCGAGGACCAGCTCGCTGA
- a CDS encoding AMP-binding enzyme, with protein MDRRTAALRPATVLAPKTLKDTAPGSAPWLGPVGDTVEQELYRHPAVREVAVVGVPDVHWGETPVATVALQNAAETTAEELIAYARERLAHFKCPTRVEFVAELHRTAPARFSRRCYVSSRAQTNTQYAAELSSDCSRRANPAQVTIRGRGTGPRPLRSCVLSRFGPIWAGPGD; from the coding sequence ATGGATCGGCGGACGGCCGCGCTGAGGCCAGCGACGGTGCTGGCTCCGAAGACGCTCAAGGACACGGCGCCCGGATCGGCACCCTGGCTGGGGCCCGTCGGAGACACCGTCGAGCAGGAGCTCTACCGGCACCCGGCCGTCCGTGAAGTGGCCGTCGTCGGCGTCCCCGACGTCCACTGGGGCGAGACGCCAGTGGCCACCGTGGCGCTCCAGAACGCCGCCGAGACGACGGCCGAGGAGCTCATCGCGTACGCCCGGGAGCGGCTTGCCCACTTCAAGTGCCCTACCCGGGTCGAGTTCGTGGCCGAGTTGCACCGCACAGCGCCGGCAAGGTTCTCTAGACGGTGCTACGTCAGCAGCAGGGCGCAGACGAACACGCAGTACGCCGCTGAGCTCAGTTCAGACTGCTCCCGTCGTGCCAATCCGGCGCAGGTCACGATTCGAGGGAGAGGAACCGGACCGCGACCTCTGAGATCTTGCGTGCTGTCGCGGTTCGGTCCCATCTGGGCAGGGCCAGGTGACTGA
- a CDS encoding TetR/AcrR family transcriptional regulator, translating into MRAHSMRERFREHMRSAVLEAAHDLIIDRGWDRVRMGEVADRAGVSRAALYKEFGDKAGLGEAVVLREASRFLEGIQGALEAHVGDAKRGIAAAVDYTLDEAGRSPLLKAVLISNRDLNGGSQASTGMLPLLTTSARLLDLASDTLAGWVAESYPSLPENDVIDAADTMVRLTVSHLALPRWDRTATARKISEVAVRFLSLES; encoded by the coding sequence ATGCGGGCACACTCCATGCGTGAACGGTTCAGGGAGCACATGCGCTCGGCTGTCCTCGAGGCTGCCCACGACTTGATCATCGACCGCGGCTGGGACCGGGTGCGCATGGGGGAGGTGGCGGACCGAGCCGGGGTGTCGCGGGCAGCTCTCTACAAGGAGTTCGGTGACAAGGCCGGCCTCGGAGAAGCCGTCGTGCTTCGGGAAGCCTCACGCTTCCTGGAGGGCATCCAGGGGGCGCTGGAGGCGCACGTCGGCGATGCGAAGCGCGGCATCGCTGCAGCCGTCGACTACACCTTGGACGAGGCGGGGCGTAGCCCCCTGCTCAAGGCGGTGCTCATCTCCAACCGCGACCTGAATGGGGGGAGCCAAGCGTCCACGGGGATGCTCCCACTGCTCACAACTTCCGCGCGACTCCTCGACCTCGCCTCCGACACCCTGGCCGGATGGGTCGCGGAGAGTTACCCGAGTCTTCCCGAAAACGACGTCATCGACGCGGCCGACACCATGGTCCGCCTGACAGTCAGTCACCTGGCCCTGCCCAGATGGGACCGAACCGCGACAGCACGCAAGATCTCAGAGGTCGCGGTCCGGTTCCTCTCCCTCGAATCGTGA